From the genome of Nicotiana sylvestris chromosome 2, ASM39365v2, whole genome shotgun sequence, one region includes:
- the LOC104241935 gene encoding uncharacterized protein → MATPPNHKEGQSTYRPPNFNGQYYGWWKTRMHDSIMAEDSELWDVICDGPFVPMKTIGEGTVIVPKTRKEYNDADRKAIEKNFRAKKILVCSIGPDEYNRFSACQSAKEIWEALQTSHEGTTQVKQSKIDMLTAEYELFKMKEDESIQYIHTCFTSIINELHSLGEVIPRNKLVQKILSVLPGS, encoded by the coding sequence aTGGCTACTCCACCAAATCACAAGGAAGGACAATCAACGTACAGACCACCAAATTTCAACGGTCAATACTATGGTTGGTGGaaaacaagaatgcatgattCCATTATGGCTGAAGACTCAGAGCTGTGGGATGTAATATGTGATGGACCTTTTGTTCCCATGAAAACTATTGGTGAGGGAACAGTTATAGTcccaaaaacaagaaaagagtacAACGATGCTGATAGAAAAGCTATTGAGAAGAATTTTAGGGCAAAGAAGATTCTTGTTTGTAGCATCGGACCAGATGAGTACAATCGCTTTTCAGCTTGTCAGTCTGCTAAAGAGATTTGGGAAGCTCTTCAAACTTCCCATGAGGGAACTACTCAGGTTAAGCAGTCCAAAATTGATATGCTTACTGCTGAGTATGAGCTTTTTAAGATGAAGGAGGATGAGTCTATTCAATATATACACACATGTTTCACCTCCATTATCAATGAGCTTCACTCCCTTGGTGAAGTCATCCCAAGAAACAAGCTGGTCCAGAAAATACTTAGTGTTTTACCAGGTTCTTAG
- the LOC138885483 gene encoding uncharacterized protein yields MGSPKGTSSLTTGNSSPIIDHCHPLYMYPSYAPHSLSAGIELVIMENYTIWSRSMKVALLGRNKLGFIDGSVVRDDYSGDLAKDCYCCNANVFSWLMGNVHRNLFVGILFCSSAALIWKDLKERFDKVNDSRAYYCIGKFLH; encoded by the coding sequence ATGGGGAGTCCTAAAGGTACTAGTTCTTTGACTACGGGAAATTCTTCTCCTATAATTGATCATTGTCATCCACTATACATGTATCCATCTTATGCACCTCATTCATTATCAGCTGGGATTGAGCTTGTCATTATGGAAAATTACACGATTTGGAGCCGATCTATGAAGGTAGCTCTTCTAGGACGCAACAAACTAGGTTTTATTGATGGATCTGTTGTTCGAGATGATTATTCTGGTGATCTCGCGAAGGATTGTTATTGTTGCAATGCTAATGTGTTTTCCTGGCTAATGGGGAACGTGCATCGAAATCTATTCGTTGGGATCTTATTTTGTTCCAGTGCAGCACTCATTTGGAAGGATCTGAAGGAACGCTTTGATAAGGTGAATGATTCGCGAGCTTACTATTGCATAGGAAAATTTCTACATTAA
- the LOC138885484 gene encoding uncharacterized protein, with amino-acid sequence MKDLWDEYASLVPPSSCDCAKSRDSLVNFERQHIYQFLMGLNDNYGHARSQILMMKPMPNINQVYAMLIQDEIQKQHAGGTYVLIDIVDPIALLVARNGGQKKNLYCDHCNMKGHTRTSCFKLMFCENCHMKGHLKEKCYKIRGYLADFKGKNKENLVTTCLTPLEGGNNVLRGLNVQQGLNLTAAPIITQDQYNQILSMLGKSSISEATANMAGATNHMIYDASLLNNDGLVGNSGKDLFTGKVKGISIEEDGLYVLKSQRKP; translated from the exons atgaaagatttatgggatgagtatGCCTCGCTAGTACCTCCTTCTTCTTGTGATTGTGCAAAGTCTAGGGACTCTCTTGTAAATTTTGAGAGGCAGCATATTTATCAATTTCTAATGGGATTGAATGACAATTATGGTCATGCTCGCAGTCAAATTTTAATGATGAAACCTATGCCAAACATTAACCAAGTCTATGCTATGTTAATTCAAGATGAAATCCAAAAACAACATGCAGGAGGCACTTATGTTTTGATTGACATAGTTGATCCCATAGCACTGCTTGTTGCTAGAAATGGAGGACAGAAAAAAAACCTATATTGTGACCATTGCAATATGAAAGGTCACACAAGGACAAGCTGCTTTAAGTTGATGTTTTGTGAGAACTGCCACATGAAAGGACACTTGAAAGAAAAATGTTACAAAATTAGAGGGTATCTAGCTGATTTCAAAGGAAAGAATAAGGAGAATTTAGTGACTACATGTCTCACTCCATTAGAAGGAGGCAACAATGTGCTGAGAGGTCTTAATGTGCAACAAGGACTTAACCTAACTGCAGCTCCAATCATTACACAAGATCAATACAATCAAATTTTGAGCATGTTGGGTAAATCTTCCATTAGTGAGGCTACTGCTAACATGGCAG GAGcaacaaatcacatgatataTGATGCATCTTTGTTGAATAATGATGGATTAGTAGGAAATTCAGGAAAG GATCTCTTCACTGGGAAGGTGAAGGGGATTAGTATAGAGGAGGATGGCTTGTACGTGTTGAAGTCACAGAGGAAACCATAA